A DNA window from Pyrus communis chromosome 3, drPyrComm1.1, whole genome shotgun sequence contains the following coding sequences:
- the LOC137728447 gene encoding agamous-like MADS-box protein AGL29, producing the protein MEKINSKNCLKSTFSERHDALFREAEEFAPGRLVPRWLLSSYHGTTSYAYGIPSVNKVLDRFLGEGTSSKRHDDDNDDGDDDDDDDGDEDLERKKERESGRDQAVVACAT; encoded by the coding sequence ATGGAGAAGATAAACAGCAAGAACTGCCTAAAGTCCACCTTCTCGGAGCGTCACGACGCTTTGTTTCGTGAAGCCGAAGAATTTGCTCCCGGCCGCCTGGTTCCGAGATGGCTGTTGTCGTCTTATCACGGGACAACTAGCTACGCCTATGGAATCCCCTCTGTGAACAAGGTCTTGGATCGCTTTCTTGGTGAAGGAACTTCATCTAAACGTcatgatgatgataatgatgatggtgacgacgatgacgatgatgatggcGACGAAGACTTGGAAcgcaagaaagagagagaaagtggaagAGATCAAGCGGTTGTTGCCTGCGCCACATAA